The nucleotide window tatatttatatttatatttatgaaaaaaaaatccaATAAGCATTTATATTTCAGTCAAgagttaaataaatttaaaatcatgTTTTGAGTCAAATAgtcattatattttttaattaagaacaaataaattcatacataataaaatattattttttaataataaaatattatttttctagttttaataattaaacaatttttgttcataatgtttttcaatttttttaaatttattttagttaaaattaataaataattttattatgaaaaataggaaaataatattttattaataaaaataatattttattaaatatatacttATTTGATCTTAATTATAAAGTACAGATATTTATTAGTTAAAAGCTTAATTTTAGCTTTATTTGACTCTTTActgaattttataaatttatttagtcTTTTTCACGTACATACATAATGTAATTtactttaataataatttaattcttttaataaaatttaagttaaataaaatattagaatgacaaaataaaatatagaaaacATAGAGAGATATACAATGAATATAATTGACATAATTATATTTCTAATGTCATAATtaataatcatataaaatattaattttaagtataTTAATTAGTCTaattaaaacataaaaaaaattaaaaaaaaccttcaagatttaaaaaaaaaagataaataagAATATTAAATAAATAGGAGAATAGAGATAAATGGATATAGATAGACAAATATATaagtagatttttttttaattagtaattAAAACTAGTGTGTAGTATTCTAAACTAATTAATgtgattatataattatttatttaccaCAAAAATTActgcaaataaaattaatagactataatatattaaaaaaacatattatttatttattaaagcatattatttaaatataagaaagtatattattttttaattaattatttttttagtattATTATATTATACTAAAACAATCAACAGTTTTACTGTTTATAACTACTGTTTATaaggaacagtaaatacaatattatccttttttatttatttaattattattattattattattattattattattttaaaaaaaacaaAGTGAAAAATCCTCtctactagtttttttttttattttttttctattatatatAACACGTGTTAATTATGGAGAGTTGagaagttaaaaatattattatttctaTAATTTCTAATTATAATTGCTAGATGACAATCAATATACATACATCAAATAATcatatttcaaataaaatttatgaaaaaaaacaatttttaaattctaatataacaaataatttgaatatatatatatatatatatatatatatatatatcaatttcaattattttttcttatttcaatttatattttaattataattgctttcaaattatttagttattattattattgaaataattttgaaatttatagatTAATAAAAATGTTGATATAATTTTCCTGATtacatttctttatttttagtgtctttttttaatttttattttattattaaaaattaatattttatttttaatttttacataAGATATCTTAATCTCTAACCCGttacaatattttttttaattaattgaattttttgaattaaaataaatgcttaaatctttttaaatttttatttatttattttaatatttaaaccattcatatgttcataaataaattgatttttgtataatttttacttttttattttcaatttaattatttttaattatttaattatttaatttgcatgcactataattatttttcttaaatcaattttaagattatattattttatgataaaataaattttactttattaatCTATTTGAGCTTTATTTTTGTTTTCTATAAACACTACTTTCCAATggtaaaattttgattaaaattattattttttgttataataataataatatttattagcttttaaaatatttaaaaataatatttataaactttTTATAATATCTATTTAGAGTTGTTagtctattaaatatataattataaataatagataattaaatttgctttgcttatatttaatttattttttaataattaaaaatattttaaaacaatatacatatacattatttttatatactaAACCTATTACCTTAAGAATAATATTAgacatattttttattatttttttaaacaatcattactattattttcttttataactatactttacaattattttttttttgaaaatatatgTTTATTCTatgtattataataaataaataataaatataatattatttgtattaatttattttaaactaaATTATACACACATaactaatatataatataatgaatgattaaaattttatttcacttGAATTATGATATACACATAAAtagtatgtaatataattttttatatatttttaaaataaaattacatatattttcaagaaaaatatcttttgattaattatattaatataataaatatgtatacataaaaaaaaatttacatagcttgttatatatatatatatatatatatatatatatatatatatatatatatatatatatatatagagggtAAAAATTTACTTCTATTTAATTATTTCTATaaagtcaaaattttaattattatttattataataattataaataattttaatactttatttaatttaaaaatatatttatacaaaCTTCAACtcttaaaacttaaatttattttttatacaaCACTTTTAACTCTCAAAGTCTAAATCAAATTCTCTAAAAATTGATTTCCTAGTTAACATCTAAAAATtgctaaaataaatattaattatgatttattaattttttttcattaagtTGTTcagataatttaaaattaataaaacaaataatttattaaaaataatattaattattttttatgaaagtaTAATTTATAATTCTTcactaattataataaatttattatttaaataaacacAATTACGAATATCTAAATTTCGACCCCTTAATGCATAATTTGCGTttgttcttatatatatatatatatatatatatatatatatatatatatatatatatatatataatttaaataattaactattttaattgtataattattcacaatatattaaatatattattttattaataaaacaaaattttagaaaaataattttaaagagaattaataataaatttaaatagaaaaatcattttatttttagaattaaaatttacCAACCGGACCCAATCCATGTACCACGGGCACAACGCAATCGTAAATTCTTCTGCTAAAAAAGaaacagaaaaagaaaataataataataataataacaatttaaataaCGGAAAAAGGCATTTCTCCGTTCATGGATTTGGAAATCTAATATAGCTTAGCTCTCTCTACTTGCATATTTATAATAATCTGTCATCTTCTCGATTCAATCCAAAAGTGAGCTTTTGAGTGAGGGTGAGGAGACAGTCATGGACCCTTCGATAATGAAGCTCCTCGAAGAGGACGAGGTCTGTATTTCAATTTTTCGGTTTTCTCCTTTCCTCCATATCCAGATTTTAGCAAAACTGTTTCCTTCTATGATTTTCGTGTTTACAGGACGAAACCATGCATTCCGGTGCTGACGTCGAGGCGTTTCAGGCTGCCCTCAATCGGGATATTGGAGGCGATGCGTCCTCTTCTCAGCCGTCTGACTCCGGTACGTACTGTTGTCGATTTTGATTGAAACCTAAATTGATTTGTTTCGTAcagaaataataatttataattgggGGTTTTGCATTTTTGTTTTGCTGTTATTGCTTTTGTTTTTGTTTTGGGATTGAATAATGTGTTTGGAACAAATTACATGGGATTCATTGGCAATTTTATGTAAGGGGTGGAGCAGACTGTGCAAGCGATTATCAGGATTGTTAGGATGGCCTAGTTTTCATGTTGCCTTGAGATTTTTTGTTTGGAATCACTATTTTAAGGTGCTTATGGTTGTTTTGAATTCGAGGCATTAGTTGCATTGATTTTCCTATTTAGGTGTGTGTTATTTGAATCTAGGAGTAATTTGGAGAACGAAGCTAATTCATTTTGCTGCAATTCAGAgttctttattttctgattatACTTGTAAAATGTTTTTCCCATTTTATTATTCCTAATAACAAGCATACAATTTCATAACTAGATAAAAATAAGATCTAGGagtggagagagatattttgtgaaAGATAAGTTGAATGTATTTGGGCTTCTCTTATGTTCGTTACCTCTGCTTTATATTTTGCCTACATGGAAACTTTTTGGTTATTTGTGATGTGTGCAACTCAAAACTACAGCAGTTTTGTCCCATGAAATCAATCAAACTCCCAGTCAGTCATTTTCAAATTGGCAAACTACTACACAAGATGAAAATGCCAATGGTGCAAGCCAGCAACAACAGCAGCAAGAGCAGCACTCATCTGCAATGGAGCTAAAGCAGCATGTTTCTACTGCTGAAAATCAGCAACTACATAATGATGCCACACAGGAATCCAGTCACCTCCTATTACATGAGAAACAACCCCAAGATGATGTTCAAAAAGGACAGGCAAAACAAATTCCTCTTCAGACTCCTCGAACAACTGGGATGCAAATTTCTGAAAGAAATCCTATGCCACTGTCTGAACGTGAAAAAATGCAAAATCCGGACACTGAATCTCAATACATGAAAGTGAACATGGGTAATCAACAGAATCAACAGACTCTGGGCATGGAGCAACCTGGCAACCTTAAGAATCAAGCCAAGCAGATACCATTTGTGTTATTGTTGCCTGCCTTAAAGCCCCATCTTGATAAAGACAGAGAGATGCAACTTCAGACTCTGTTTAATAAATTGAGGGTGGGTCTCTGATTTGAATTTCTATATTCTAATGTCTTTTGTGAATTAGACTGGGTGCCTTATGTTCTATCCTGATTCTTCTACTGCTTTTGCTGTTAGAAAAATGATATCGCGAAAGAACAATTTGTCAGGCTTATGAGAAATATTGTAGGGGACCAAGTGCTAAGGTTGGCGGTAGCTCAATTGCAGTCACAGGTAATTGTAGGATGGGCTTGATATATTTATGATGAACTTAAGAATTTTGTTGACATCAAACTAAAAAGGAGTTTTTCCTGTACTTGCAGCCAGGTTCCAACCAATCCCAGTTACAGTCTCAAGCTTTTGCACGCCAACACAATGTGAGAATGCCTGTCAGTGCTAGTGCCTCTTCGGCAGTCCAAGCTCTGGCTGATTCTAGCTACCCATCTGCAGAAAATAATGCTCAGAAATCTCGAGAGGTGGAACGTCAGCCAGATTCTCATGGAATGCAAGTAAGCAAAATGCCTTCCTCCACTGCTAGCATAGTCAATCAAGATAGAGAGCGCTCTTCAATTTCTGTTCCAGGACATAGCAAGCAGCAGCAACATTTGCATTTTCCACCGACTTCCTTTCCAATGTATGGAAGTAATAGTGCTACTTATCACCCTTATTCTGGAACAAATGTCAATACTTCAGGATCTTCCATGAAGCCACAATCTCATGATTTGCAAATGAGGCAAATTTCACATCAAACCATGGGCACAACACAAATAGGAGGTTCAACCCAGGCAATGAACATGATGAATGTGCCGAAATTTGAGAGGCAAAATTCTGTTGCTGATCCTAACAGAGTGCAGAGTGGTTCTATTTCCCAATATACAAACAAATCAGCATTGCAACAAAGTTCAGTTCCATGGCAAGCACCAATGAATAAAGAGCAAAGTTCTGCCCCTTTCTTATCAACAAATTATGTAAAACAAGAACCAGTTGAACAGGCTGTTGAGCAGCAGCAGAAATCTCAGTTGTCTAACCCTCAGGGTTTGTCTGCCACAACTGTTGAGCAGGGGAATGCAGTGCCAGGAAATTCAAAGGATGTCTCTTTAGAAAAGCAGTCTGCAAAAGTTGGTTTCTCTGCACCCATTGGTTTGGCACCCTCAAATTCAGTttctccttccatttcaactccattggAGCCAAATGTCCAGGTAATTTCATATTGATCATGAATGTACTACTGCATTTAGTTTTTAAGGGTCTCAGTTTCTTTGCATTCCTTCTGTTGTAATTTAAACAATGGAATTATTATCTGGTTAAATGACTGACCACGTGTAAGAACAGGAGCATTAGCTTTTTGCATGACATTGATGAGTTGGCATAGATTGTTGTCTATCCCCCTTAGAGGCCATAGGGATGTGTGGAGAATTCCTTCTTGACAAAGGGATTATAAAATATTTCAGTGGTCATCCAAGTCCATTCTTTTGCTAAGATTTATTATTGGTAAACAATGCAAGTCATTGGTGACATGACAAGAGGGAGTGGGAACTGGGAGGGAGAGTTTATGTTTGCTTCGTCAATTTCCTGAACTTAAATTCTTTTTCTGCACTGCTAATGTACTACATTCTGTAAGTTTTCTATTAATCATGGGTATCCTTGTTTCTCTATTTATCAGGTAGGCTCTCGAATCCCATCTGTAGCTGCTTCTGCTGGAGTTAATGCAAGAACACCTCCAAAGAAACCTTCAATTGGCCAAAAGAAGCCACTTGAAGCACTTGGTTCTTCTCCACCTATGTCAAGGTGAAATAGCTTCTTCTAATTTTCCATATGTGTTAGGTCCTGGAATCTTCAGGCATCAAGTTGTTTGGTAGCAAACAATTGGAAGGAAAGGGAGGGAAAGTGAAAGAACTAGAAACACAGAGGGAAGAAGCAGAAATAagatatgagagagagagagagaactttAAGGAAATCAAGAATATTCTATATTCAGTAATGGTATCTCCAATACAGCGCTCATCAAGCTTTTATAGTTTTTGGAAATGGATCAacaaaactcaactcaacttaactcaacctttatcccaaaaatttattggggtcagCTATGtgaattctctttctccattctaaacgattttgggttaaatcctaaaaaatgtgtaatgcttctaggtcatgttgtactactctcctccaagtcagtttaggtctacctttttttttttttttttctatcctctaacgcaatgtgctctacttgtctaactggagcctccgtatgtttacGCTTCACATCACCAAACcaactcaatctcccttctctcgaaATGGATAACTAACACAGCTATTCCTAACTAATCAGCTTTACTAAGAAATAAAGTTTGACTTGTTGACTATCAGCTTCAGTAACCAATTCCAGCAGTCAACTAAGCATCCAGCTAGTCTTGAAAATATGTTTTATATGGCCAATTGATTTTCTTTCATCTTGATTAGTTATTTTATTAAATCAGCTTACTGCATAAATTTATGGGATTCTGCACAGTAAGAAGCAAAAAGTATCTGGGGCCTTTTCGGATCAAAGCATCGAACAACTCAATGATGTCACTGCTGTTAGTGGAGTTAATCTAAGGGTATGTTACTTGTGTGTGCCATCAAGTTTGTTCATGTTGATGCGTGTACTAGTGATTATTATACACTGTTGCTTGTTAAAAATAGGAAGAGGAAGAACAGCTATTCTCTGGGTCCAAGGAGGAAAGTCGAGTTTCAGAAGCATCTCGGAAGGTtgtacaagaagaagaagaaaggttgATTTTGCAGAAAATTCCACTGCAGAAAAAATTGGCAGAGATCAGTTAATATTCTTTCTGTTCATTGTTCTCATATCAGTTTTGAACTTATTCATTTATGCGCGTTCTACTTTATGAAATAAGCAAATATTAGTGATATGGCTTATGATATTGGGTTTGTGCTCCAGTGGCTAAATGTGGTTTGAAGAATATAAACAATGATGTGGAACGGTGCTTGTCTTTGGTGAGatgctaacttttttttttcatatgatAACTGTGAGACTTTTGTTGACCTCAACTAGTTTGGAATTAAGACATAGTGtcgttgttattgttgttgataACTGTGAGATTTCACTTGTGAAACTGAATATTTAGTGTGTGGAGGAAAGAATGCGTGGACTAATAAGTAAACTGATCAGGCTATCCAAGCAGGTCagtttttattttcttgttgCATTTAAATTTATCTTGCTAGTGCTAGCTTGTCGTCTTTCCTTATACTGCCCTGGTTCTAATCGTATCTTTACAGCGGGTTGATGCTGAGAAGTCTAGACACCGGACTGTAATCACCTCAGATGTTCGACAGCAAATCATGGCAATGAACCGAAAAGCTAGGGAAGAATGGGAGAAAAAGCAGGCAGAAGCTGAAAAGCTTCGAAGAGTTAATGAAGTGGGTACTTTATATGCATAGTATGTCATGTTAGTTGAGCTTTTGATCAAGTTTGCAGAAACAAAGAAAATTATACAAATAGACATGAATCATCTTTATGTTATGCATATACATTTAAGCATAAATTCCTTAAGTTTCTAATTACCTGTGAATGCAGCCTGAGGGTGATAATGGAGTTGAAGTtgataaggagaaagatgaaggtCGTATGAAATCAGTGAAGGTATAAACCAGCTAATGTACCAACTACTATAAGTTATCCTGTTAGCCAAATAAAGGAAAtcttgtttaaataaaaaataatacttgCATTACTGTGTAGGTAAACAAAGAGGAGGATGACAAAATGAGGACAACAGCTGCAAATGTTGCTGCTCGAGCCGCTGTTGGTGGAGATGACATGCTGTCAAAATGGCAACTCATGGCTGAGCAAGCACGCCAGAAACGTGAAGGTGGGACGGAAGCAACATCCAGTTCCCAGTCATCTAAAGAAAAGTCTCTGTCAACAACTGGAAGAAATATAAAGGATAATCAAGAACCAGAAAAAAGGAGCTCGGCAGTTGCATCAAGTATGTGTGAGAACTAGTGGAGCGCATGCGATGgcattttgtgttttattttcattTGCTTTGTTTTTCACCTACTTTTTTCCTTTCATCAGGGGCTGTTAGGAAAATTGGAAGGAACCAAAGTGTGCCTCAGGTCAGGGTTGCTCACTCTATCTCTGTTAAGGATGTAATTGCAGCGCTGGAAAGAGAACCCCAGATGTCCAAGTCAACTTTGATTTATCAATTGTACGAGAGAATCCGGTCTGACTCTCCAGCTGAATAATCAAGTCTACTCTGATTTATCAATTGCACAAATCCGACTCTCCAACTGAATAATGCAAGATTGAACCTCAAAATAGATTTTTTATTCCCTATAGTATTTTAACTAGTGATAATATTGTAGTAATAGTGAAGAGTTCTGATGTCCTAGGGGGTCTGCCAATTGTTGCACTTACTGTTATATGATCAATTTCTTCGACCCGTTGTCCCCTTTGCTGATAAATATCTTTCAGCTAACCTAGCCTCCTCAGTCCCCTGGGACCAACAAAGGGTTGTACTGGAATATTCATGTGTTGTCCATCAATTGCGCCCTCTTAGGCTCTGCATTTTTATGTATTAGAAATTGGTTAGTGTTCTACAATAGACTGTAATATAAAGGAAACAAGCCCTTTCTTTCTCGAGTATGAAAATGTAGAGCCAATTGCGGAATCGATGTCTTGAGGATTGCGAAAGGAAAAGGTTGTTTGTAAAgttaaaaatgaaattcaagtgaGGATTTACAATTTCATCTCATTACAATTAAGTTGTTTTCGTTATCATTATTTAACGTATATTTTATCTCTattctctttttaattttaatcatctaagAGGTGCCTTTCAGGGTAGAGTTGGGCTCCATATATTTTATCAATATAACATCAAAGCAAACTTCAGTCTTTACATTAGGTCACCTGCAAATATCTAATTCTACAAATTTTATACCCCAAATATTCAAACCTTGGTGTGTAAAATATGTGTTATCTTACATCAATCAGATATAAAATGTGCTTTGTATATGACTCGAGCAATCCTCCTCTGCAAGGTACCATTTAGGATGAAATTAGGCAGATTAATTATATCAAACATTTTTGTATGCTGGCAGATTTTACATTTATATCTTCTTATGGTTTGTTATGGAGTTATGTAATTGCTTGATGATCTTTTGCAAGGGAGTTATATAATCAAAATGACTGATTTAATACTATTAATATTAATAGAAAAATCACAAAATTAAGGtgcaaattaattaaattctccAGTCCAATAACATCAACTTATTCAATGTTTTCATGTAGGGATTTTACATTAAGTCATAAACATTAACCCCATACGATGCAGGGATGCACAGACTAGTTCATAATGTTGAAATTGTTATAACAGACAATTACATTACTTTATTCTTCTGGTTGCTCAGTTGGTGCAATTTTCTTAGCCATTTTGACTTCGCAGGTGTGATTAAAAGGCAGGTGCTTTATGAACAATCAGATTCTCAGAGCACCTAACTTTCTATCTTACAAAACTTGTGTGCTGCTGCTGCCGCTGCTATTATCATACTTGAAACACAAAGTAGTCCATAGATTGTAAAATTAAGGAAAGAATATTTATTGATGGAATTTATGACTgtacaataaaatttttataaaattcactaTTTTAGATCAGTCAATAAGCATCTAATAAAACCTTGTGTGTGGCAAACCTCCAATCTTTCAAGGGAAATTGATCAACTGGAAACAAGCTTGAACCCACATGTTTCCATCGATTGGATGCTCAAGACAACTATAAATTTCATCCAGTTACTACAATATGAAAAGAAAGCGGAACCTTGAATCAAAAGGTATGACAGAGAAGCTTCGAGCACCAAGTAACCTCCACTTGTGTTTAGATGAACTGTCTTTAACCGTGGCAGCTTGCTCTGGGGAGAGGAACTGGCAAATCCACTCAGGCAGCTGCAAGTCCTCTACAATGCCTTTGGCGAAACAATACAACAATTTTGGCACCAATAGTTTACCTTTCCTGCTTATGCCGACAGAGGCTTGCACATAATCCTTCAATGAAGTTTCAAGCAACTCGTTTACATTTTCAGGCTTGAAAATTCGCACCTGATTACAGGAGAAAGGGCAACAAATAAGAATATTCTACTGCTTCTTAACGTGTTTTTGTGGATGAAATAGTCATCAACATCAATTGTTATGTTACTCTTCAGTAAACTGCATAACATAACAGTAACATTCTTTCAAAACAATCACATTTTTTTGTAGTGTGCAATGAAAGACCAATTGGGAACTCAAGGGAATTCCATCTTCATATATCCTGGCATTTGATTGTACCTAATTAGCAATGTAATGGTACATCTACGAGGACACCATCATAAAGTAAAATTATTAAGCCGACTATGTTTCATGTTGAAGATCATTTCCAACCTCTAGTGAATATTGCCTGCTTTGGAAAATTGAGAATTTTATGCCATACTATTCTAATTTCTGTCATAGGTTAGTCTTCTTATGCTGGAAATTAGGGGAAAAGAAGCCATGAGTACTTACTGCCGGTGAAGAATGCATCCCACAACTTAGAGCAAAAGCCAGCAGAGGCTCAGGTAGATCAATGGAAAACTTCTGCTCATCAATTACCTTAGATTTTTGAAGAGCAAGTAGCAAGGCCTGACATGAAAATTATGGATGTCAAACATGCATGTTAAATCACATCATGGAAAAGATTAAACGTCATTTTTGGCAGGACCTCTAAAATAGAAGATCAGGTTCCTTTGACAATACACAAATGAATGCATTCGCTCGGCAAAAAAAAATGTGTAAGATAATGCTAAAATTAAAATGCAGTAAATTGTTGGTAACATGGTGATGCTGAGTCATTGATctaccataaaaaaaaaaaaaaagggaaattggACCAATTAAGTCAGCATGCCTTAGCCCAAACAACATAGGCTACATTTCACTAGGGCTTCTAAAGGGACTTAAGCTTGTAACATACTATTTGTGGGCGATGAGCTGGTGGTTTCATCTTCAGAATAACGAATTCAATGTCAGCAGCGCTGAATGTGTGCCCTCCAATGGTGTAAGCAGCCTACATGCCAGTGTGCCATTTGGTTCAAATCAATTTCAATAAGCATAATATTGAAGAGAAATGAACAGGAGCTTCCTAGGAAAAGAACTACAACACCAAACCTTCTGCATTAaggaaaataatttaatatcacTTCTTGGAACTCCATATGCAAGAAAGGCCTGAGAAAAAGCAGCAAGAAAAGTAAGTAGGAACTATGAGAATTGTAAAAAAAGGAAATATAGTAAAATACTGTATCCACAAATCCATTTGGCCTACAGATGCATTAAATGGTTGGAATAGAGGTTTCAAATGCTCAGTTCATGGGAAGGCCTAGTgtcctaactttttttttttttttggtcgaaCTAGTGTCCTAACTTTTAACGGCTTGAGTATGGTGACATGCACATTAAAATGAGATAGATAGATAAGGTTCTGAACATGGAAGAATACATGGATAGTGTAGAGAAACTGGACTGGGCCTAACTCACCCAAAAGGTAGCTCAAGGAGGGAGGATTGCCCAAGTCTTTATCTTCAA belongs to Hevea brasiliensis isolate MT/VB/25A 57/8 chromosome 4, ASM3005281v1, whole genome shotgun sequence and includes:
- the LOC110634018 gene encoding transcription initiation factor TFIID subunit 4b isoform X4; this translates as MDPSIMKLLEEDEDETMHSGADVEAFQAALNRDIGGDASSSQPSDSAVLSHEINQTPSQSFSNWQTTTQDENANGASQQQQQQEQHSSAMELKQHVSTAENQQLHNDATQESSHLLLHEKQPQDDVQKGQAKQIPLQTPRTTGMQISERNPMPLSEREKMQNPDTESQYMKVNMGNQQNQQTLGMEQPGNLKNQAKQIPFVLLLPALKPHLDKDREMQLQTLFNKLRKNDIAKEQFVRLMRNIVGDQVLRLAVAQLQSQPGSNQSQLQSQAFARQHNVRMPVSASASSAVQALADSSYPSAENNAQKSREVERQPDSHGMQVSKMPSSTASIVNQDRERSSISVPGHSKQQQHLHFPPTSFPMYGSNSATYHPYSGTNVNTSGSSMKPQSHDLQMRQISHQTMGTTQIGGSTQAMNMMNVPKFERQNSVADPNRVQSGSISQYTNKSALQQSSVPWQAPMNKEQSSAPFLSTNYVKQEPVEQAVEQQQKSQLSNPQGLSATTVEQGNAVPGNSKDVSLEKQSAKVGFSAPIGLAPSNSVSPSISTPLEPNVQVGSRIPSVAASAGVNARTPPKKPSIGQKKPLEALGSSPPMSSKKQKVSGAFSDQSIEQLNDVTAVSGVNLREEEEQLFSGSKEESRVSEASRKVVQEEEERLILQKIPLQKKLAEIMAKCGLKNINNDVERCLSLCVEERMRGLISKLIRLSKQRVDAEKSRHRTVITSDVRQQIMAMNRKAREEWEKKQAEAEKLRRVNEVGTLYAYLRVIMELKLIRRKMKVV
- the LOC110634018 gene encoding transcription initiation factor TFIID subunit 4b isoform X1, producing MDPSIMKLLEEDEDETMHSGADVEAFQAALNRDIGGDASSSQPSDSAVLSHEINQTPSQSFSNWQTTTQDENANGASQQQQQQEQHSSAMELKQHVSTAENQQLHNDATQESSHLLLHEKQPQDDVQKGQAKQIPLQTPRTTGMQISERNPMPLSEREKMQNPDTESQYMKVNMGNQQNQQTLGMEQPGNLKNQAKQIPFVLLLPALKPHLDKDREMQLQTLFNKLRKNDIAKEQFVRLMRNIVGDQVLRLAVAQLQSQPGSNQSQLQSQAFARQHNVRMPVSASASSAVQALADSSYPSAENNAQKSREVERQPDSHGMQVSKMPSSTASIVNQDRERSSISVPGHSKQQQHLHFPPTSFPMYGSNSATYHPYSGTNVNTSGSSMKPQSHDLQMRQISHQTMGTTQIGGSTQAMNMMNVPKFERQNSVADPNRVQSGSISQYTNKSALQQSSVPWQAPMNKEQSSAPFLSTNYVKQEPVEQAVEQQQKSQLSNPQGLSATTVEQGNAVPGNSKDVSLEKQSAKVGFSAPIGLAPSNSVSPSISTPLEPNVQVGSRIPSVAASAGVNARTPPKKPSIGQKKPLEALGSSPPMSSKKQKVSGAFSDQSIEQLNDVTAVSGVNLREEEEQLFSGSKEESRVSEASRKVVQEEEERLILQKIPLQKKLAEIMAKCGLKNINNDVERCLSLCVEERMRGLISKLIRLSKQRVDAEKSRHRTVITSDVRQQIMAMNRKAREEWEKKQAEAEKLRRVNEPEGDNGVEVDKEKDEGRMKSVKVNKEEDDKMRTTAANVAARAAVGGDDMLSKWQLMAEQARQKREGGTEATSSSQSSKEKSLSTTGRNIKDNQEPEKRSSAVASRAVRKIGRNQSVPQVRVAHSISVKDVIAALEREPQMSKSTLIYQLYERIRSDSPAE
- the LOC110634018 gene encoding transcription initiation factor TFIID subunit 4b isoform X3, which produces MDPSIMKLLEEDEDETMHSGADVEAFQAALNRDIGGDASSSQPSDSAVLSHEINQTPSQSFSNWQTTTQDENANGASQQQQQQEQHSSAMELKQHVSTAENQQLHNDATQESSHLLLHEKQPQDDVQKGQAKQIPLQTPRTTGMQISERNPMPLSEREKMQNPDTESQYMKVNMGNQQNQQTLGMEQPGNLKNQAKQIPFVLLLPALKPHLDKDREMQLQTLFNKLRKNDIAKEQFVRLMRNIVGDQVLRLAVAQLQSQPGSNQSQLQSQAFARQHNVRMPVSASASSAVQALADSSYPSAENNAQKSREVERQPDSHGMQVSKMPSSTASIVNQDRERSSISVPGHSKQQQHLHFPPTSFPMYGSNSATYHPYSGTNVNTSGSSMKPQSHDLQMRQISHQTMGTTQIGGSTQAMNMMNVPKFERQNSVADPNRVQSGSISQYTNKSALQQSSVPWQAPMNKEQSSAPFLSTNYVKQEPVEQAVEQQQKSQLSNPQGLSATTVEQGNAVPGNSKDVSLEKQSAKVGFSAPIGLAPSNSVSPSISTPLEPNVQVGSRIPSVAASAGVNARTPPKKPSIGQKKPLEALGSSPPMSSKKQKVSGAFSDQSIEQLNDVTAVSGVNLREEEEQLFSGSKEESRVSEASRKVVQEEEERLILQKIPLQKKLAEIMAKCGLKNINNDVERCLSLRVDAEKSRHRTVITSDVRQQIMAMNRKAREEWEKKQAEAEKLRRVNEPEGDNGVEVDKEKDEGRMKSVKVNKEEDDKMRTTAANVAARAAVGGDDMLSKWQLMAEQARQKREGGTEATSSSQSSKEKSLSTTGRNIKDNQEPEKRSSAVASRAVRKIGRNQSVPQVRVAHSISVKDVIAALEREPQMSKSTLIYQLYERIRSDSPAE